Proteins from a genomic interval of Rhodothermus marinus:
- a CDS encoding replicative DNA helicase: MAEFEERPRLSIGEEEAPPYPLEKLTGGRRRTRAQIHALHQQAGRVPPQAVELEQAVLGAMLIEPEAIPRALEILTPEAFYDGRHQRIFRAIIRLFEQNRGVDLLTVTEELRRTGELEQAGDTIYLSELTTRVASAANVEYHARIIAEKALLRRMIEVMTLLVGRAYDPAADAFELLDEVEAEIFRLSDVHLRKAARSMNEVVKETLERLEAIHGRPGGITGVPSGFHQLDALTGGWQRGDLIIIAARPSMGKTAFALSCARNAALHPHYGTGVAIFSLEMGAEQLAQRLLTAEARVDAQAARTGRLRDEDWRKLARAAGRLSDAPIFIDDTPSLGVLELRAKCRRLKAEHDIGLVIVDYLQLMQASHMPRNANREQEIAQISRSLKALAKELNVPVVALSQLSRAVETRGGDKRPQLSDLRESGCLAGDTLITLADGRRVPIRELVGQQNFSVWALNPQTYRLERARVSRAFCTGIKPVYRLTTQLGRSIRATANHRFLTPQGWKRVDELQPGDYLALPRRIPTASTSTLTEAELALLGHLIGDGSTLPSHAIRCAPALLPHLELAAPVGTDFRSATVYQHLSRALALRPDEAATCPELRQPAESDVYWDPIVSIEPDGVEEVFDLTVPGPHNFVANDIIAHNSIEQDADVVLFIYRPERYGITVDENGNSTEGIAEIIIGKQRNGPTGTVRLAFINQYARFENLTMYQPEPGTPLPETPDETILPSGPPDEAPF, encoded by the coding sequence ATGGCCGAGTTTGAGGAGCGTCCCCGGTTGAGCATTGGCGAAGAGGAAGCGCCGCCCTACCCGCTGGAGAAACTGACCGGCGGGCGACGCCGCACGCGTGCCCAGATTCATGCGCTGCACCAACAGGCCGGACGCGTGCCGCCCCAGGCCGTCGAACTGGAGCAGGCCGTGCTCGGCGCCATGCTCATCGAGCCGGAGGCGATCCCCCGGGCGCTGGAGATTCTGACGCCCGAGGCCTTCTACGACGGCCGCCACCAGCGCATCTTTCGCGCCATCATCCGGCTGTTCGAGCAGAACCGGGGCGTCGATCTGCTGACGGTCACCGAGGAGCTGCGGCGCACGGGCGAGCTGGAGCAGGCCGGCGACACGATCTACCTGAGTGAACTGACCACCCGCGTGGCCTCGGCGGCCAACGTCGAATACCACGCCCGGATCATCGCCGAGAAGGCGCTCCTGCGCCGTATGATCGAGGTGATGACGCTGCTCGTCGGCCGCGCCTACGATCCGGCCGCCGACGCTTTCGAGCTGCTCGACGAGGTGGAGGCCGAGATCTTCCGGCTGTCGGACGTGCACCTGCGTAAGGCCGCCCGTTCGATGAACGAGGTCGTCAAAGAGACGCTGGAGCGGCTGGAAGCCATTCACGGTCGACCCGGTGGCATCACGGGCGTCCCCAGCGGCTTCCACCAGCTCGATGCGCTGACGGGCGGCTGGCAACGGGGCGATCTGATCATCATCGCGGCCCGTCCGTCGATGGGCAAGACCGCCTTTGCGCTGAGCTGCGCGCGCAACGCCGCGCTGCACCCGCACTACGGCACGGGCGTGGCCATCTTCTCCCTGGAGATGGGCGCCGAGCAGCTGGCCCAGCGCCTGCTGACGGCCGAGGCCCGCGTCGATGCCCAGGCGGCCCGCACCGGACGACTGCGCGACGAGGACTGGCGCAAACTGGCCCGCGCGGCCGGACGTCTCTCGGACGCGCCGATCTTCATCGACGACACCCCCTCGCTCGGCGTGCTCGAACTCCGCGCCAAATGCCGCCGCCTGAAGGCCGAGCACGACATCGGGCTGGTGATCGTCGACTACCTGCAGCTCATGCAGGCTTCCCACATGCCGCGTAACGCCAACCGCGAGCAGGAAATCGCCCAGATCTCCCGCTCGCTCAAGGCGCTGGCCAAGGAGCTGAACGTGCCGGTCGTGGCCCTCTCCCAGCTCAGCCGTGCCGTCGAAACCCGCGGCGGCGACAAACGCCCCCAACTCTCCGATCTACGCGAAAGCGGGTGCCTTGCCGGAGACACACTGATTACGTTGGCCGATGGGCGACGCGTACCGATTCGCGAGCTGGTGGGCCAGCAGAATTTCTCTGTGTGGGCCCTGAATCCTCAGACGTATCGTCTGGAGCGCGCCCGGGTCAGCAGGGCATTCTGCACCGGGATCAAACCGGTCTATCGTCTGACCACCCAGCTGGGCCGAAGCATCCGGGCCACGGCCAATCACCGCTTTCTGACCCCTCAGGGTTGGAAACGCGTGGACGAACTTCAGCCAGGCGACTACCTGGCGCTACCCCGCCGTATTCCCACAGCTTCTACCTCAACCCTCACCGAAGCAGAGCTGGCGCTACTGGGCCATCTCATCGGCGATGGCTCTACCCTGCCATCTCATGCGATCCGGTGCGCACCCGCCCTTTTACCACACCTGGAACTCGCTGCACCGGTAGGAACTGACTTCAGAAGCGCAACCGTTTACCAGCACTTAAGTCGTGCGCTCGCGCTTCGCCCTGACGAAGCCGCGACCTGTCCGGAGCTTCGTCAGCCAGCAGAAAGCGATGTCTACTGGGATCCTATCGTTTCGATCGAGCCGGATGGCGTCGAAGAAGTGTTCGATCTGACCGTTCCCGGGCCGCACAACTTCGTGGCCAACGACATTATCGCCCATAACAGTATCGAGCAGGATGCCGACGTCGTACTATTTATCTACCGGCCCGAACGCTACGGCATTACGGTGGACGAAAACGGCAACTCCACCGAGGGTATCGCCGAGATCATCATCGGCAAGCAGCGCAACGGCCCGACCGGCACCGTGCGCCTGGCCTTCATCAACCAGTACGCCCGCTTCGAGAACCTGACGATGTACCAGCCGGAGCCCGGAACGCCCCTGCCCGAGACGCCGGATGAGACCATCCTGCCTTCCGGGCCTCCCGACGAAGCGCCTTTCTGA
- a CDS encoding glycosyl hydrolase encodes MTLLLVWLIFTGVAGEIRLEAEDGELLGVAVDSTLTGYSGRGYVTGFDAPEDSVRFSFEAPRGVYRVFFGVSFSSRFASYALRVDDWHQTGSLIKRGGGFFEASIGEIWLDEGAHTMAFQLMNGALDYVRLEPVSYGPPARPPAQLSDSQATASAQALFAFLLSEYGRHILAGQQQNPYRRDFDAINYVRNVTGKEPALVSFDLIDYSPTREAHGVVHYQTPEDWIAWAGRDGIVSLMWHWNAPTDLIEDPSQDCYWWYGFYTRCTTFDVAAALADTSSERYRLLLRDIDVIAAQLQKFQQADVPVLWRPLHEAAGGWFWWGAKGPEPFKQLWRLLYERLVHHHGLHNLIWVYTHEPGAAEWYPGDAYVDIVGRDVYADDPDALMRGDWNELQTLFGGRKLVALTETGTLPDVEVITDYGIWWSWFSIWTDPFLRDVDPDRLMRVYHSERVLTRDELPDWRSYVLHTTTVQPAGDLALAVYPNPGAGRLHVEVGLSVAAPVVVEVFNLLGQRVFRYQAGMQPAGLWRRAFALELAPGVYLVQVRAGNLVARRRWVSVR; translated from the coding sequence ATGACGCTGCTGCTGGTCTGGCTGATTTTCACCGGCGTGGCCGGAGAGATCCGGCTCGAAGCCGAAGACGGGGAATTGCTGGGCGTTGCGGTCGATTCGACCCTGACGGGCTATTCAGGACGTGGTTACGTCACCGGCTTCGACGCCCCCGAAGACAGCGTGCGTTTTTCCTTCGAGGCGCCCCGTGGTGTCTATCGCGTGTTTTTCGGCGTGTCCTTCTCCTCACGCTTTGCTTCCTATGCGTTGCGGGTGGACGACTGGCACCAGACCGGTTCACTGATCAAGCGGGGCGGGGGCTTTTTTGAGGCCTCCATCGGCGAGATCTGGCTGGACGAGGGGGCACACACGATGGCGTTTCAGCTCATGAACGGAGCCCTGGACTACGTGCGCCTGGAGCCGGTCTCGTACGGGCCGCCTGCGCGGCCGCCGGCGCAGCTCAGCGATTCGCAGGCGACCGCCTCGGCGCAGGCGCTCTTTGCCTTTCTGCTTTCGGAGTACGGCCGGCATATCCTGGCCGGGCAGCAACAGAATCCCTACCGGCGCGACTTCGACGCGATCAACTATGTTCGCAATGTAACCGGCAAGGAGCCCGCCCTGGTGTCGTTCGACCTGATCGACTACTCGCCCACGCGGGAAGCACACGGGGTCGTGCACTACCAGACGCCCGAGGACTGGATTGCCTGGGCAGGCCGGGACGGCATCGTTTCGCTCATGTGGCACTGGAACGCCCCCACCGACCTGATCGAGGATCCCTCGCAGGACTGCTACTGGTGGTACGGCTTCTACACCCGATGCACGACGTTCGACGTGGCTGCGGCGCTGGCCGACACGAGTTCGGAGCGCTACCGGCTGCTGCTTCGAGACATCGACGTGATTGCCGCCCAGCTTCAGAAATTCCAGCAGGCCGACGTTCCCGTGCTCTGGCGGCCGTTGCACGAGGCCGCCGGCGGCTGGTTCTGGTGGGGTGCGAAGGGCCCCGAGCCCTTCAAACAGCTCTGGCGCCTGCTCTACGAGCGTCTGGTGCACCATCACGGGCTGCACAACCTGATCTGGGTGTATACGCACGAGCCGGGCGCGGCCGAGTGGTATCCGGGCGACGCCTACGTGGACATCGTGGGCCGGGACGTGTACGCCGACGACCCCGACGCGCTCATGCGCGGCGACTGGAACGAGCTGCAGACACTTTTTGGCGGGCGTAAACTGGTGGCGCTGACCGAAACGGGCACGTTGCCGGATGTAGAGGTCATCACCGACTATGGCATCTGGTGGAGTTGGTTTTCGATCTGGACCGATCCGTTTCTGCGCGATGTCGATCCGGATCGCCTGATGCGCGTCTATCACAGCGAGCGCGTGCTGACGCGGGACGAATTGCCCGACTGGCGCAGCTACGTGCTGCATACGACGACCGTGCAGCCCGCGGGCGATCTGGCGCTGGCCGTGTATCCCAATCCGGGTGCCGGCCGGTTGCACGTGGAAGTCGGATTGTCCGTGGCCGCGCCGGTGGTCGTGGAGGTGTTCAACCTGCTGGGCCAGCGGGTCTTCCGGTATCAGGCAGGCATGCAGCCGGCCGGCCTCTGGCGGCGGGCGTTCGCGCTGGAGCTGGCGCCCGGCGTCTATCTGGTCCAGGTGCGGGCCGGGAATCTGGTAGCCCGTCGGCGCTGGGTAAGCGTTCGCTGA
- a CDS encoding NfeD family protein, whose protein sequence is MWPLLLWLMLLPMPAQTPAPVVYRLALEDEPITPATFRFIRRGLREATENGAVCLVVEMDTPGGLVEATRDIVQLFLRSPIPIVVYVTPPGARAASAGVFITLAAHVAAMAPGTHIGAAHPVQLGGGPAAPPDTARVDPMSEKILNDAVAWARALAQYRGRNADWAARAVSESQTLTAREAVAQNVVDLLAPSLDSLLVLLDGRNVALDGQSVTLQTAGATVHTIERWWGERILAALSNPNIAFLLLMLGFYGLLFELYTPGWGIPGTLGAIFLMLGFYGLSILPVNYVGLALLVLGLGMLVAEAFVPSFGLLTVGGVVCLILGGLMLVESPMGFPKVSAALVVPVALATALIALFLLGNALRIQRRPARVGDETLIGQQAVAREDFVPEGDHFQGYVFIHGEWWRACSTAPVRAGQPVRIERREGLCLWVSPIAST, encoded by the coding sequence ATGTGGCCCCTGCTGCTGTGGCTGATGCTGCTGCCGATGCCAGCTCAGACGCCCGCGCCGGTGGTTTACCGACTGGCGCTGGAGGACGAGCCGATCACGCCGGCGACCTTCCGATTCATCCGGCGCGGGTTGCGTGAGGCCACGGAAAACGGGGCGGTCTGCCTCGTCGTCGAAATGGACACGCCGGGTGGGCTCGTCGAGGCCACGCGCGACATCGTGCAGCTTTTCCTGCGGAGTCCGATTCCGATCGTCGTCTACGTGACACCGCCGGGCGCGCGGGCGGCCTCAGCCGGGGTGTTCATCACGCTGGCCGCGCACGTGGCCGCCATGGCCCCGGGCACGCACATCGGCGCCGCCCATCCCGTGCAGCTCGGAGGAGGACCGGCGGCACCGCCCGACACGGCCCGGGTCGATCCCATGTCGGAGAAGATCCTGAACGATGCGGTGGCCTGGGCGCGGGCGCTGGCCCAGTATCGGGGACGCAACGCCGACTGGGCGGCGCGGGCTGTCTCGGAAAGCCAGACGCTGACGGCCCGGGAGGCCGTGGCCCAGAATGTGGTCGATCTGCTGGCGCCTTCGCTGGACTCACTGCTGGTGTTGCTGGACGGCCGGAACGTGGCGCTCGACGGCCAGAGCGTAACGCTGCAGACGGCCGGGGCCACCGTGCACACGATCGAGCGCTGGTGGGGCGAACGCATCCTGGCGGCGCTTTCCAATCCGAACATCGCCTTCCTGCTGCTGATGCTGGGCTTCTACGGACTGCTGTTCGAGCTCTACACGCCCGGCTGGGGCATTCCCGGCACGCTGGGCGCCATCTTTCTGATGCTGGGCTTCTACGGGCTCTCCATCCTGCCGGTCAACTACGTCGGCCTGGCCCTGCTGGTGCTGGGCCTGGGCATGCTCGTGGCCGAGGCTTTCGTGCCCAGTTTTGGCCTGCTGACCGTGGGGGGCGTCGTGTGCCTGATCCTGGGTGGATTGATGCTCGTGGAAAGTCCGATGGGCTTTCCGAAGGTTTCGGCCGCCCTGGTGGTGCCGGTGGCGCTGGCCACGGCACTGATCGCGCTGTTTCTGCTGGGCAATGCGCTGCGCATTCAGCGCCGGCCGGCCCGCGTGGGCGACGAAACGCTGATCGGCCAGCAGGCCGTGGCGCGCGAAGACTTTGTGCCCGAAGGCGATCACTTCCAGGGCTACGTGTTCATTCACGGCGAGTGGTGGCGGGCCTGTAGCACGGCCCCGGTTCGGGCGGGCCAGCCCGTCCGCATCGAACGCCGGGAGGGACTCTGCCTCTGGGTTTCACCGATTGCGTCAACCTGA
- a CDS encoding slipin family protein, whose product MLSSTGIVIGLIVLYFISCIRILYEYQRGVIFRMGRALPEPKGPGIVFVFWPIDRMVRVSLRTFVHDVPEQDVITRDNVSVRVNAVVYFRVVDPMKAVLEVEDYRYATTQLSQTSLRSIVGQVELDELLAEREKINRRLQEVIDQQSDPWGIKVSLVEVKHVDLPEHMKRAMAKQAESERERRAKVIHAQGELQAAEQLAQAAAMLEAHPMAMQMRFLQTLVEVGSENNTTIVFPIPLELIRPLLEPKKQR is encoded by the coding sequence ATGCTTTCGTCGACAGGCATCGTCATCGGACTGATCGTGCTGTATTTCATCAGCTGCATTCGCATTCTGTACGAGTATCAGCGCGGCGTCATCTTTCGGATGGGCCGGGCCCTCCCCGAGCCGAAGGGTCCGGGCATCGTGTTCGTGTTCTGGCCGATCGACCGCATGGTGCGCGTCAGCCTGCGCACGTTCGTACACGACGTGCCTGAGCAGGACGTGATCACGCGCGACAACGTGTCAGTGCGCGTGAATGCCGTGGTCTATTTCCGCGTGGTCGATCCCATGAAGGCCGTGCTGGAGGTGGAAGATTACCGCTATGCCACCACCCAGCTTTCCCAGACTTCACTCCGGAGCATTGTGGGACAGGTGGAACTGGACGAACTGCTGGCCGAGCGCGAAAAGATCAACCGTCGGTTGCAGGAGGTCATCGACCAGCAGTCGGATCCCTGGGGCATCAAAGTGTCGCTGGTGGAGGTCAAGCACGTGGATCTGCCCGAACACATGAAGCGGGCCATGGCCAAGCAGGCGGAAAGCGAACGGGAACGCCGCGCCAAGGTGATCCACGCCCAGGGTGAGCTGCAGGCGGCCGAGCAACTGGCTCAGGCGGCCGCCATGCTCGAGGCGCACCCCATGGCCATGCAGATGCGCTTTCTGCAGACGCTCGTGGAAGTCGGCTCCGAAAACAATACGACGATCGTCTTCCCGATCCCGCTGGAGTTGATACGTCCGTTGCTGGAGCCAAAGAAGCAGCGCTGA
- the rpmG gene encoding 50S ribosomal protein L33, whose translation MAKKGKEARVQVILECTEAPGTSRYVTTKNRRNTPGRLELRKYNPVLRRHTLHREVK comes from the coding sequence ATGGCTAAAAAGGGGAAAGAAGCCCGGGTGCAGGTCATTCTGGAGTGCACGGAAGCGCCGGGCACCTCGCGTTACGTGACCACCAAGAACCGGCGCAACACCCCGGGCCGACTGGAGTTAAGAAAGTACAATCCGGTTCTTCGTCGCCACACTTTGCATCGGGAGGTGAAATAA
- the rpmB gene encoding 50S ribosomal protein L28 gives MARRDQLTGKGPVSGHNVSHANNKTKRRFLPNLQKKRFYIPEEKRWITLRVSAKTMKTINKKGLKAVLDEARRQGIKI, from the coding sequence ATGGCACGTAGAGATCAGCTGACGGGTAAAGGGCCGGTATCGGGGCATAACGTCTCGCACGCCAACAACAAGACGAAACGGCGTTTTCTCCCCAACCTGCAGAAGAAGCGGTTCTACATTCCGGAGGAGAAGCGCTGGATCACGCTCCGCGTCTCGGCCAAAACGATGAAGACGATCAACAAGAAAGGGCTCAAGGCGGTGCTGGACGAGGCGCGCCGTCAGGGTATCAAAATCTAA
- a CDS encoding phosphosulfolactate synthase: MLQKLPSMPERPERPRTFGLTLMLDKGLSVRQVEDVLEVAGPYIDLVKLGWGTALLTPCLERKLACYRAAGLPVYLGGTLFEAFYLRGELDAYCRLVERLGLAHVEVSDGVLTIPLEEKLRVIRQLAAHFVVLSEVGSKDAERILPPYRWVQQIQAELEAGSWKVICEARESGTVGLYRPSGEVRAGLVDEIVAMVPPAQLIFEAPRKVQQVWFIRHLGPNVNLGNIAPEEVLPLETLRRGLRADTLLDGYRQASSTS, translated from the coding sequence ATGCTGCAGAAACTTCCCTCTATGCCCGAGCGGCCGGAACGTCCCCGAACCTTCGGCCTGACGCTCATGCTCGACAAAGGGCTCTCGGTTCGACAGGTGGAAGACGTGCTGGAGGTGGCCGGCCCTTACATCGATCTGGTCAAGCTGGGGTGGGGGACGGCGCTGCTCACGCCCTGTCTGGAACGCAAGCTGGCCTGCTACCGGGCGGCCGGGCTTCCCGTCTATCTGGGCGGGACGCTGTTCGAAGCGTTCTACCTGCGCGGTGAACTGGACGCCTACTGTCGGTTGGTCGAGCGGCTCGGGCTTGCGCACGTGGAGGTATCCGACGGGGTCCTGACCATTCCGCTGGAAGAAAAGCTGCGCGTCATCCGGCAACTGGCCGCGCACTTCGTGGTGCTGAGCGAGGTAGGCTCCAAGGATGCCGAACGCATTCTCCCTCCCTACCGGTGGGTGCAGCAGATTCAGGCCGAACTGGAAGCAGGTAGCTGGAAGGTGATCTGCGAAGCCCGGGAAAGCGGCACGGTGGGACTCTATCGCCCCAGCGGTGAAGTGCGGGCCGGACTGGTCGACGAAATCGTTGCGATGGTTCCACCGGCGCAGCTCATCTTCGAGGCGCCCCGCAAGGTGCAACAGGTCTGGTTCATCCGCCACCTGGGACCCAATGTGAACCTGGGCAACATCGCGCCCGAAGAGGTGCTCCCGCTGGAAACGTTGCGGCGGGGGCTTCGGGCCGATACACTGCTGGACGGCTACCGGCAGGCTTCTTCGACTTCCTGA
- a CDS encoding ABC transporter permease, with protein sequence MDVRLLLARRYLMARHQVTLIAVITGISVLGVAVGVAALIVVLSVMNGFYRVVRDLLVSVDPHVRIVSTTPGGLAVDDSLEQYLRGLPHVTEVTAYVEGKALLLYEGEGEVNKVVIVRGVEPEALEAMGAARVFGSVDLQRREGRPGILVGMPLARRLGLLPASSTDPASQVGLLSAPALEQLLTQPLAPPPLIRFEVRGLYQLTSGYDESHVFVALEEARRLFRMGDRVDGIALRLDDVAHAAALKALLEQQLDTTRYRVQTWYDLQRGLYDVMRLEKWGASLILALIVVVAAFSIVGALTMVVIEKRRDIGVLQAMGLSRKRVRQVFLLAGLLIGVAGAGLGLLLGVGLALLQQHFQLVPLPGAEAFLIHAYPVAIEITDLLGITLAALVLCVLAALYPAARAAAIEPAQAVHLDI encoded by the coding sequence ATGGACGTTCGCTTGCTGCTGGCCCGCCGCTACCTGATGGCGCGGCATCAGGTGACGCTGATCGCCGTCATTACCGGCATTTCGGTGCTGGGTGTGGCGGTGGGCGTGGCCGCCCTGATCGTGGTGCTTTCCGTGATGAACGGCTTCTACCGGGTGGTGCGCGATCTGCTGGTGTCGGTCGATCCGCACGTGCGCATTGTGAGCACCACGCCGGGCGGCCTGGCCGTGGACGATTCGCTGGAGCAGTACCTGCGGGGGTTGCCCCATGTGACGGAGGTGACGGCCTACGTGGAGGGCAAGGCGCTGCTGCTCTACGAAGGCGAGGGCGAGGTGAACAAGGTGGTGATCGTGCGGGGCGTCGAGCCCGAGGCGCTGGAGGCGATGGGCGCGGCGCGGGTTTTCGGGAGCGTGGACCTGCAGCGGCGCGAGGGCCGACCGGGCATCTTGGTGGGCATGCCACTGGCCCGCCGGCTGGGACTGCTTCCGGCCAGCTCGACCGACCCGGCCAGTCAGGTTGGGTTGCTCTCGGCACCCGCGCTCGAGCAGTTGCTCACCCAACCGCTGGCGCCACCGCCCCTGATCCGCTTCGAGGTGCGCGGCCTTTACCAGCTGACGTCGGGTTATGACGAAAGCCACGTGTTCGTGGCGCTCGAAGAAGCCCGGCGGCTGTTTCGCATGGGCGATCGGGTCGATGGCATCGCGCTGCGACTGGACGACGTGGCCCACGCGGCCGCCCTCAAGGCGCTCCTGGAGCAGCAGCTCGACACGACCCGTTACCGCGTGCAGACCTGGTACGACCTGCAGCGGGGGCTCTACGACGTAATGCGGCTGGAAAAGTGGGGCGCCTCGCTGATTCTGGCGCTGATCGTGGTGGTGGCCGCCTTCAGCATCGTGGGCGCGCTTACCATGGTGGTCATCGAAAAACGAAGGGACATCGGCGTGCTCCAGGCGATGGGACTTTCCCGGAAGCGGGTGCGTCAGGTGTTCCTGCTGGCGGGTCTGCTGATCGGCGTGGCCGGCGCCGGTCTGGGGCTGTTGCTGGGAGTCGGACTGGCCCTGCTGCAGCAGCACTTCCAGCTGGTTCCGTTGCCGGGTGCCGAGGCCTTCTTGATTCATGCCTATCCGGTGGCCATCGAAATCACGGACCTGCTGGGCATCACGCTGGCGGCGCTGGTGCTCTGCGTGCTGGCGGCGCTCTACCCGGCGGCCCGCGCGGCCGCCATCGAGCCGGCCCAGGCCGTTCATCTGGACATCTGA
- a CDS encoding glycoside hydrolase family 5 protein codes for MRVLALLLLLAISAAAQPQKDNFYDDRIDTTAKAPPKEMPRTYSLPFIRVEGNRFVDEQGRTVVFRGVSIADPDRLERLGRWSRRIFEVLKNDWNVNIVRIPVHPRAWRVRGEEAYLNLLDQAVEWANELGLYLIIDWHSIGNLRTELFQHPMYNTTKTETFRFWKTIAEHFRHNPIVAFYEVFNEPTRFNGTLGRMSWEEYKQIVEDIIYIIYAHDRTVIPLVGGFDWAYDLTYVRESPIAFPGIAYTAHPYPQKRQPPWEEKWEHDWGFVADTYPVFVTELGFMSADEPGAHVPVIGDETYGETIINYMEKKGISWTAWVFDPVWSPQLIKNWDFEPTTQGRFFREKMRQLNPRN; via the coding sequence ATGCGTGTTCTGGCGCTGCTGCTTCTGCTGGCGATTTCGGCCGCGGCCCAGCCGCAGAAAGACAACTTCTACGACGACCGGATCGACACCACGGCCAAGGCGCCCCCGAAGGAAATGCCCCGGACCTATTCGCTTCCGTTCATTCGCGTGGAAGGCAACCGTTTCGTGGATGAACAGGGCCGTACCGTCGTGTTTCGGGGCGTGTCGATTGCCGACCCCGACCGGCTGGAACGGCTTGGCCGCTGGAGCCGACGCATCTTCGAAGTGCTCAAAAACGACTGGAACGTCAACATCGTACGCATTCCGGTGCACCCCCGGGCCTGGCGTGTGCGCGGCGAAGAAGCCTACCTGAACCTGCTGGATCAGGCCGTCGAGTGGGCCAACGAGCTCGGACTTTATCTGATCATCGACTGGCACTCGATCGGCAACCTCCGCACCGAGTTGTTCCAGCACCCCATGTACAACACGACGAAGACGGAAACCTTCCGCTTCTGGAAAACGATTGCCGAGCACTTCCGTCACAACCCGATCGTGGCCTTCTACGAGGTATTCAACGAGCCGACGCGTTTTAACGGCACGCTCGGGCGCATGTCGTGGGAGGAGTACAAACAGATCGTCGAGGACATCATCTACATCATCTACGCGCACGACCGCACGGTCATCCCGCTGGTGGGTGGCTTCGACTGGGCCTACGACCTGACCTACGTGCGCGAAAGCCCGATCGCCTTCCCGGGCATCGCCTACACGGCCCATCCGTACCCGCAGAAACGGCAACCCCCGTGGGAGGAAAAATGGGAGCACGACTGGGGCTTCGTGGCCGACACCTATCCGGTCTTCGTGACCGAGCTGGGCTTTATGAGTGCGGATGAGCCCGGCGCGCACGTGCCGGTCATCGGCGACGAAACCTATGGGGAAACCATCATCAACTACATGGAAAAGAAGGGGATTTCCTGGACGGCCTGGGTGTTCGATCCGGTCTGGTCGCCCCAGCTCATCAAAAACTGGGACTTCGAGCCCACCACGCAGGGCCGCTTTTTCCGAGAGAAAATGCGCCAGCTCAACCCGCGAAACTAA
- the ychF gene encoding redox-regulated ATPase YchF: MPLRCGIVGLPNVGKSTLFNALSRAGAESANYPFCTIEPNVGVVPVPDERLERLAELAGSARVTPTTIEFVDIAGLVAGASKGEGLGNQFLAHIREVDAILHVVRCFEDPNIVHVSGSVDPARDIEIIQTELLLKDLETVERRIERTARAAKSGDKKLREELAFYERLRDHLSSGAPARLFTVSDLEAPWLRSLFLLTVKPVLYVANVAESDLPEGEGNPHVATVREIAAKEGAQVVVICAELEAQLAELDEEERRAFLKELGLERPGLERLVRAAYELLGLITFFTVGPKEARAWTIRRGTRAQQAAGLIHSDFERGFIRAETISYEDYIRYGSEAAAREAGAMRSEGRDYVVQDGDVILFRFNV; this comes from the coding sequence ATGCCGCTGCGCTGTGGAATTGTCGGGCTACCGAACGTTGGAAAATCGACGCTGTTCAACGCGCTCAGCCGGGCCGGCGCCGAGTCGGCCAACTATCCGTTCTGCACCATCGAGCCGAACGTGGGCGTGGTGCCGGTGCCGGACGAGCGGCTGGAGCGGCTGGCCGAGCTGGCCGGTTCGGCCAGAGTGACCCCCACCACCATCGAATTCGTGGACATTGCGGGCCTGGTGGCCGGCGCGTCGAAGGGCGAAGGGCTGGGCAACCAGTTTCTGGCGCATATCCGCGAGGTGGATGCCATCCTGCACGTGGTACGCTGCTTCGAGGATCCGAACATCGTGCACGTGAGCGGCTCGGTCGATCCGGCCCGCGACATCGAAATCATCCAGACCGAACTGCTGCTGAAGGATCTGGAGACCGTCGAGCGCCGGATCGAACGGACGGCCCGCGCCGCCAAAAGCGGCGACAAGAAGCTGCGTGAGGAGCTGGCCTTCTACGAGCGTCTGCGTGACCATCTGAGCAGCGGGGCTCCGGCGCGCCTGTTCACGGTGAGCGATCTGGAAGCGCCCTGGCTGCGCTCGCTCTTTCTGCTCACCGTGAAGCCGGTGCTGTACGTGGCCAACGTGGCCGAGTCGGATCTACCCGAGGGCGAAGGCAATCCGCACGTGGCCACGGTCCGGGAAATTGCCGCAAAGGAAGGTGCGCAGGTCGTGGTGATCTGTGCGGAGCTGGAGGCCCAGCTGGCCGAACTGGACGAAGAAGAACGGCGGGCCTTCCTGAAAGAACTGGGACTGGAGCGCCCCGGACTGGAACGGCTGGTGCGGGCCGCCTATGAGCTGCTGGGATTGATCACGTTCTTCACGGTGGGCCCCAAGGAGGCGCGCGCCTGGACGATCCGGCGGGGCACGCGGGCCCAGCAGGCCGCCGGACTTATCCACAGCGACTTCGAGCGCGGCTTCATCCGGGCCGAGACGATCTCCTACGAGGACTACATCCGCTACGGCTCGGAAGCGGCCGCCCGCGAGGCCGGTGCCATGCGCTCGGAAGGGCGCGACTACGTCGTGCAGGACGGCGACGTGATCCTGTTTCGCTTCAACGTCTGA